One genomic region from Yersinia canariae encodes:
- the yfdV gene encoding transporter YfdV, with translation MLTFFIGDLLPIIVIMLLGYIGGKRQTFSEDQTRAFNKLVLNYALPAALFVSITRANRDMIFADTRLTLISLVVIVGCFFFSWFGCYKFFKRTRAEAAVCALIAGSPTIGFLGFAVLDPIYGDSVSTGLVVAIISIIVNAITIPIGLYLLNPASGADGKKNSNLSALLSAAKEPVVWAPVLATVLVLIGVKIPSAWDPTFNLIAKANAGVAVFAAGLTLAVHKFEFSGEIAYNAFLKLILMPLALLLVGLACHLNSEQLQMMVLAGALPPAFSGIIIASRFNVYTRTGTASLAVSVLGFIVTAPLWIYISRLVS, from the coding sequence ATGTTAACTTTTTTTATTGGCGATTTATTGCCTATTATCGTGATCATGCTGTTAGGTTATATAGGCGGCAAACGTCAAACATTTTCAGAAGATCAAACTCGGGCATTTAATAAACTGGTATTGAATTACGCCCTTCCCGCGGCTTTATTTGTTTCCATTACGCGGGCAAACCGGGATATGATATTTGCAGACACCCGCCTAACCCTTATTTCACTTGTGGTTATCGTCGGATGTTTCTTTTTCTCCTGGTTCGGGTGCTATAAATTCTTTAAGCGCACTCGTGCTGAAGCCGCTGTATGCGCATTAATTGCAGGTTCACCGACTATTGGATTCTTGGGTTTTGCGGTTCTTGATCCTATTTATGGTGATTCGGTATCAACGGGTTTAGTCGTAGCGATTATATCTATTATTGTTAATGCTATCACTATTCCTATTGGTCTATATTTGCTGAATCCAGCATCGGGAGCGGATGGCAAAAAGAATAGTAATCTGAGCGCGTTATTGTCGGCGGCAAAGGAACCTGTAGTATGGGCACCTGTACTCGCTACGGTACTGGTACTTATCGGGGTTAAAATTCCTTCAGCATGGGATCCAACATTCAACCTGATTGCTAAAGCTAACGCTGGGGTAGCTGTATTTGCCGCGGGGCTGACTCTGGCAGTACATAAATTTGAGTTCAGTGGTGAAATTGCCTATAACGCATTCCTGAAATTAATCTTGATGCCACTGGCTCTGCTTCTTGTTGGCCTGGCTTGTCATCTTAACAGCGAACAGCTTCAGATGATGGTTCTGGCAGGTGCGTTACCACCGGCATTCTCAGGTATCATTATTGCCAGCCGTTTTAATGTTTATACCCGTACCGGTACTGCTTCATTAGCCGTCAGCGTGCTTGGTTTTATCGTCACAGCACCATTGTGGATATATATCAGCCGACTAGTTTCATAA
- the yfdE gene encoding CoA:oxalate CoA-transferase, protein MKYTENKGPFGGLLVIDLTHVLNGPFGTQLLCNMGARVIKVEPPGHGDDTRTLGPYVDGQSLYYSFINHGKESVVLDLKNEQDKSIFINMLKQADVLAENFRPGTMAKLGFSWETLQQINPRLIYASSSGFGHTGPLKDAPAYDTIIQAMSGIMMETGYPDAPPVRVGTSLSDLCAGVYLFSGIVSALYGREKSQRGTHVDIAMFDSTLSFLEHGLMAYIATGQAPQRLGNRHPYMAPFDVFETQDKPITICCGNDKLFSTLCEAMGLPELVSDLRFVSNNLRVQNQAVLKQYIESVLKTQPADVWLARIHQVGVPVAPLLSVAQAMQLPQTKARNMLVEAGGIMMPGNPIKMSDCPDPQVLPGAATLDQHGEQVRREFS, encoded by the coding sequence ATGAAATATACAGAAAATAAAGGGCCGTTTGGCGGATTATTGGTTATCGATCTAACACATGTTTTAAATGGTCCTTTTGGTACGCAACTTCTTTGTAATATGGGGGCCCGCGTAATTAAAGTTGAACCGCCAGGACATGGGGACGATACACGAACTTTGGGGCCCTATGTTGATGGTCAGTCACTTTATTATAGTTTTATTAATCACGGAAAGGAGAGTGTCGTTCTCGATTTAAAAAATGAGCAAGATAAAAGCATTTTTATTAATATGCTCAAACAAGCTGATGTGTTAGCTGAAAATTTCCGTCCAGGCACAATGGCAAAATTAGGTTTTTCATGGGAAACACTTCAGCAAATTAATCCGCGACTCATTTATGCTTCTTCTTCGGGTTTCGGCCATACGGGTCCCTTAAAAGATGCTCCTGCCTACGATACGATAATTCAAGCTATGAGCGGCATAATGATGGAGACCGGTTACCCTGATGCCCCACCGGTGCGCGTAGGAACATCGCTTTCTGATCTCTGCGCGGGGGTGTATCTGTTCAGTGGTATTGTCAGCGCTCTTTATGGACGAGAAAAGAGTCAACGGGGAACTCATGTGGATATAGCCATGTTTGATTCAACCCTGAGCTTTTTGGAACATGGCCTTATGGCATATATCGCTACGGGTCAGGCGCCACAGCGACTTGGTAACCGCCACCCTTATATGGCACCTTTTGATGTATTCGAAACCCAGGATAAGCCCATTACTATTTGTTGTGGTAATGACAAGCTTTTTTCTACTTTGTGCGAGGCTATGGGGCTTCCCGAACTCGTGAGTGATTTGCGCTTTGTGAGTAATAATTTGCGCGTACAAAATCAAGCTGTTCTAAAGCAGTACATTGAAAGCGTATTAAAGACGCAGCCTGCGGATGTCTGGTTAGCCCGCATTCATCAGGTAGGTGTACCTGTAGCCCCACTTTTGAGTGTGGCGCAAGCAATGCAACTGCCACAAACAAAGGCGAGAAATATGTTGGTGGAGGCCGGGGGAATAATGATGCCGGGCAACCCCATAAAAATGAGTGACTGCCCTGATCCGCAGGTTTTACCGGGAGCGGCAACGCTCGATCAACATGGGGAGCAGGTTCGGCGGGAGTTTTCATAG
- the evgS gene encoding acid-sensing system histidine kinase EvgS, translating into MKFISYIIFLYACLWSAYGIADSDYIDYRGISSNSSVTLDSLRLSNTELRWLANKKNLVIAVHPSQTATLLHKDSQQRTRGINADYLNLLKKALNIKLILREYSDHKKAMDALEEGQVDIVLSHLIESAPDNKEIVASKPLIITFPALVTTVHDSMRPLTTPKPVTIARVANYPSDEEISKSFPQAKIVSFSKIYQALASVSDGESDYFIGSNIIASSMISRYFKHSLNVVKYYDAPPQFNFFLTRKESVTLNKILNHFVDALTNEVRYEVSQNWLDTGNLAFLNKPLALTEHEKQWIKQHPNLKVLENSYSPPFSMTDENGSVRGVMGDILNIITLQTGLNFSPITISHDIHAGTQLTTGGWDILPGAIYSEKREQSVSFAETFITTPYVFVMKNAPNSEQALKKGMKVAIPNYYDLHLQLEEMYPDIEWIPVDNASAAFHQVKEGKLDALVATQLNSRYMIDHYYPNELFHFLIPGVPYASLSFAFPRGEPELKNIINKALNAIPPSEILRLTEKWIQMPNVTIDTWDLYSKQFYIVTTLSVLLVVSSLLWGFYLLRSVRRRKAIQGDLENQISFRKALSDSLPNPSYVVNWQGIIISHSRAFEHFFTDDFYKIALLPLADSGSPFKDIFSDLNKVKVDTKENRTICKQVFEINNGLEKRHINHWYTLCNLPASEHAVYICGWEDITETRNLIHELEVEKNKAINATVAKSQFLAAMSHEIRTPISSIMGFLELLSGTGLNQEQRIEAISLAYSTGQSLLGLIGEILDVDKIESGDYLLQPQWVDISSIVQLTCHSFDAIAARKKIALTCINALPEHYLINIDPQAFKQVLSNLLSNALKFTTEGMVNITTKMDQLDENRAVIKLIITDSGSGISQEEQQQLFKRYSQTSTGRQQTGSGLGLMICKQLIDKMKGDITLVSQPGEGTTFTITLPVEFTQQQNIADEKPEQTLVLPRQLSILIADDHPTNRLLLKRQLKLLGYDVDEAGDGAEVLHQMGMQHYDLLITDVNMPNMDGFELAHTMREQHYSLPIWGLTANAQVSERDKGLSCGMDLCLFKPLTQEVLKTHLSQLPKIEVTPPRHAHLDIDALKNNTANDPELMQEMLLTFQSETHKDLIAAHKALDTGDNRTFHLCIHRIHGAANILNLNKLIDISYQLEIQPISPDSKPDIIQLLNSLNEHIEELDREIALFCQ; encoded by the coding sequence ATGAAGTTTATCTCGTATATTATTTTCCTTTATGCTTGCCTCTGGTCAGCATATGGCATTGCTGACTCAGATTATATTGACTATCGTGGAATCAGTAGCAATAGCAGTGTTACGCTTGATTCTTTACGTTTAAGTAATACAGAGTTACGTTGGTTGGCTAATAAAAAGAATCTTGTCATTGCAGTCCATCCGTCGCAAACAGCAACATTGCTGCATAAAGACTCACAACAGCGAACTCGTGGTATTAACGCAGACTATTTAAATCTTTTGAAAAAAGCTCTGAATATCAAATTAATACTTCGTGAGTACTCTGATCATAAAAAAGCTATGGATGCGTTGGAGGAAGGCCAAGTCGACATAGTGCTGTCGCATTTAATTGAGTCAGCCCCTGATAATAAGGAAATTGTTGCTTCAAAACCACTGATAATTACCTTCCCCGCTCTGGTAACCACCGTCCACGATTCCATGCGCCCGCTTACCACCCCCAAACCAGTGACTATTGCACGGGTTGCGAATTATCCCTCCGATGAAGAAATTAGCAAATCGTTTCCGCAAGCAAAAATTGTTTCTTTTTCAAAAATTTACCAAGCTCTAGCATCAGTTTCTGATGGTGAGAGTGATTACTTTATTGGTAGCAATATCATTGCCAGCAGTATGATTTCACGTTATTTCAAACATTCATTAAATGTTGTGAAATATTATGATGCGCCACCTCAGTTTAACTTTTTCTTGACCAGAAAAGAATCAGTCACTCTCAACAAAATACTCAATCACTTTGTTGATGCGTTAACAAATGAAGTTCGATATGAAGTTTCACAAAATTGGCTTGATACTGGAAACCTTGCTTTCCTCAATAAACCATTAGCGTTAACAGAACATGAAAAGCAGTGGATTAAACAGCATCCCAATTTAAAAGTACTTGAGAACTCTTATTCACCGCCATTTTCAATGACGGACGAAAATGGCTCTGTACGAGGAGTCATGGGTGATATTCTTAATATTATCACTTTGCAAACCGGGTTAAACTTCTCCCCTATTACTATCTCGCATGATATTCATGCAGGAACGCAACTCACCACGGGCGGATGGGACATTTTACCCGGGGCAATTTATAGTGAAAAGCGTGAGCAATCTGTTTCCTTTGCCGAAACATTCATTACGACACCTTACGTTTTTGTCATGAAAAATGCCCCTAATAGTGAACAAGCCCTTAAAAAAGGGATGAAGGTTGCTATTCCTAACTATTACGACCTTCATTTACAGTTAGAAGAGATGTATCCGGATATTGAGTGGATACCGGTTGATAACGCAAGTGCTGCATTTCACCAGGTCAAGGAAGGAAAACTTGATGCTCTAGTTGCCACGCAACTAAACTCTCGCTACATGATTGATCATTACTATCCTAATGAACTCTTTCATTTTCTCATCCCAGGTGTGCCGTATGCATCTCTTTCATTTGCTTTTCCCCGGGGAGAACCTGAACTAAAAAATATTATTAATAAAGCTTTAAATGCAATTCCTCCGAGCGAAATTCTGCGCCTGACAGAAAAATGGATCCAAATGCCTAATGTGACAATTGACACATGGGATCTCTATAGTAAACAGTTCTATATCGTTACGACATTATCGGTTTTATTGGTTGTAAGTAGCCTTTTGTGGGGCTTCTATCTGTTACGATCTGTTCGTCGCCGCAAAGCTATCCAAGGAGACCTGGAGAATCAAATATCATTCCGTAAAGCTTTATCAGATTCATTACCCAATCCGAGTTATGTTGTGAACTGGCAAGGCATTATCATTAGTCACAGTCGTGCCTTCGAACATTTTTTTACTGATGATTTTTACAAAATTGCTTTATTACCATTAGCGGATAGTGGTTCTCCATTTAAAGATATCTTCTCTGACTTAAATAAAGTAAAAGTTGATACGAAAGAAAATAGAACAATATGCAAACAAGTCTTTGAAATTAATAATGGCTTAGAAAAAAGACATATTAATCATTGGTATACATTATGTAATCTGCCAGCAAGCGAACACGCTGTATATATTTGCGGTTGGGAAGATATTACAGAGACACGTAACTTAATTCACGAGCTCGAGGTAGAAAAAAATAAAGCAATAAACGCGACTGTTGCTAAAAGTCAGTTTCTGGCTGCTATGAGCCACGAAATAAGAACGCCTATCAGCTCGATTATGGGGTTCCTTGAACTCCTTTCGGGTACTGGTCTTAACCAAGAACAACGCATTGAGGCCATCTCGCTTGCCTATTCCACTGGGCAGTCATTACTTGGCTTGATTGGTGAAATTCTGGATGTCGACAAAATTGAATCCGGTGACTATCTGCTTCAACCACAATGGGTAGACATTTCCTCTATTGTCCAACTCACTTGCCACTCTTTTGATGCTATTGCAGCGCGAAAAAAAATCGCATTAACCTGTATCAATGCGCTTCCCGAGCATTATCTGATTAACATAGATCCTCAGGCGTTTAAGCAGGTTCTATCAAATTTGCTAAGTAATGCCCTCAAATTTACGACAGAGGGTATGGTAAACATCACCACTAAAATGGATCAACTAGACGAAAACCGAGCTGTCATCAAGTTGATTATTACAGACTCCGGGAGCGGGATTTCACAGGAAGAGCAACAACAACTGTTTAAGCGTTATAGCCAAACTAGCACAGGACGTCAGCAAACTGGCTCTGGTTTAGGTTTAATGATATGTAAACAGTTGATTGATAAAATGAAAGGCGATATTACACTGGTTAGTCAGCCCGGTGAGGGAACTACATTTACAATCACACTCCCTGTAGAATTTACTCAACAACAAAATATTGCCGATGAAAAACCTGAACAAACTCTCGTTCTCCCAAGGCAGTTGAGTATTTTAATTGCTGATGATCATCCGACAAACCGATTATTATTAAAACGCCAGCTCAAGTTATTGGGATATGATGTTGATGAAGCCGGTGATGGTGCAGAAGTTCTGCACCAAATGGGTATGCAACATTACGACCTGCTAATAACTGACGTTAATATGCCGAATATGGATGGGTTCGAACTCGCACATACTATGCGTGAGCAACATTATTCATTACCTATTTGGGGACTTACTGCAAACGCACAAGTTAGCGAACGTGACAAGGGGTTAAGTTGTGGCATGGATTTATGCCTGTTTAAGCCGCTAACTCAAGAAGTTTTAAAAACTCACTTAAGCCAATTGCCCAAAATTGAGGTAACCCCCCCACGGCATGCACATCTTGATATCGATGCGCTTAAAAATAACACAGCAAACGACCCTGAACTGATGCAGGAAATGCTGCTCACCTTTCAAAGTGAAACGCATAAAGATCTTATTGCTGCGCACAAAGCTTTAGATACTGGAGATAACAGAACCTTCCATCTGTGTATACACCGCATCCACGGGGCTGCTAATATCCTGAATTTAAATAAATTAATTGATATCAGTTATCAGTTAGAAATACAGCCAATATCACCCGATAGTAAGCCTGACATTATTCAACTGTTGAATTCCTTAAATGAACATATAGAAGAGTTAGATAGGGAGATTGCTCTTTTTTGTCAGTAG